Part of the Oreochromis aureus strain Israel breed Guangdong linkage group 20, ZZ_aureus, whole genome shotgun sequence genome, TATATTAATTTGTGGTCTGTGGAGCAGGAGGTACAGTGTTAGTATCTGAAACTAATATTGTATTTGGTTTTGGCATCACTAAGCAAAACAATCTATGGACATGTTTGGCTCAGTATAACTTATAATAGAAAACATgaaccaaacatgaaaatgaaacacTGAAGATGTTTTATTACACTGCTAGAAATCTAAAATTGAGAAAAGggttaaaacttaaaaaaaagaaaaagaatgttAAACTGGATCATTTTGACGTGCtgcaaaataacttaaaaactgAAAGATTTCAGactttattacattacagttatTACAGTGAATTATTCTTTCTTTGACAGCAAGAGCCTCCGTAATGTAGTGCCAAATCAAACGTGTGGTGACGCCTTGTAAACAAGAACGTGACAAaagtataattttaaaaagcatgGTAACTTTCTGGTCCACACTTCCTAACAACTGGTGGCTGTAATGTACCATGGAGTACATGTGGACCCTGCACTGTGGGGCCCAAATAGATCACCCACTGGACCCTTGATACTGGCTTCAAATGTGGGAATGCATGCTATACTGCGGTTACACTGTGGACCTCTCTCTGCTTAGTAGGTCTGCCCACAGTGCTACCACACAGGTCCCAAAGGCGATGGGGGAGCACTGTGCTGCTGGGGGAACCCACTACCATTGGGGTAAGGCTGCAACAGTATTAATATGGGCAGTATGTGTTAGAGTAATATCCATGCGAATGATTTTCTGGTTTGTTAATGTAAGTTTTGAAATCTCTTTTACAAGCtaattgtgttgttgttttctgttccaTAGCAGGCTCATTGTTGCTAAACAGGCAGGACAGAACCACACTGTAGAACAGGCATAAGATAAATGTTGAAAACCCACAGATTCAGACTGTGGAACCATAGGCTAGAAAACTAGAGCTGAActtatttcatttttcacttcTCATATGGCTTTGTCAGGatgagagcaaacaaaagagTGTTTAAACTTGTGAATACTGTTGCTTCTGCACAGCATGGttacattttcctgtttcagtgaAAGAAGTTACAGCCCACAGATGCAACTCAGGAagtgtataaatgtgtgtgtgctttgagCTGTGCAGTGACGGCTCTCACTCATCGAGGAGGAGGAATTGTACCGACTGCTATCAAGGACACAATGAACAACTCTTCTTGCATCAGCTTTGACTTTACAGGAAAATTCCTGCCACCTGTCTACATTTTAGTTTTCATCACTGGCATGGTGGCTAACGGACTGGGATTGAGGTCAGTGCTGCAGAAATGGGAGAAACTGGGGAAtgtctctgtctttgttttcagcctTGGACTTGCAGACATTTTGTATTTGCTCACACTCCCTTTTCTGATGGTGTACTACTTCAAGGATGATCAATGGATCTTTGGAGAAGCCTTTTGCAAGACAACAAGATTCTTCTTCAACCTGAATTTATACGGCAGCATTGGATTCCTCACCTGTATAAGTGTGTACAGGTACTTGGCTATTGTCCATCCAATGAGGATGATGGGGAGAATAACTGTGACTCATTCTGTGGCTATCTCAGTCATGGTCTGGCTGTTGGTGAGTGCTCAAAGTCTTCCAGACATGTTCTTCCCCAAATCACCCACAAACAATACTAAGAGGTGCTTTGATACAACCTCTGATGAATACGTTGGAGATTACCTGAAATACAGCTTGGGATGGACACTCACTGGTTTTTGCATCCCCCTGTTCATCACCCTCAGCTGCTATGGACATATGATTGCTGTTCTCTGCCGCAATGATAACATTGATGAAGTACTGAAACAAAGAAGCTTAAAGTTGTTATTCATCTTGATTCTTCTGTTCTCTGTTTGTTACATCCCCTatcatatattaaaaaatctcAACCTCTTGTCAAGACTAAGCGTAATCAAGGGGACATGTCATAAATGGTCTAATGGAGTCTATATTGGTCATCAGATAAGCCGTGGCCTTGTGTGTCTGAACAGTGCGCTCAATCCTCTAGTTTACCTGCATGTAAGTGAAGATATTTGTTCTCAGCTCAGACAGCTACTCCAACAAGCTCGCCAAGCTATCAGTAGTCTGTACAGCTCTAACCAAACTTCAGTCACGgatacttgaaatgtgccgaTGAACATGATGAGTACGCATCATCTGAGACTTGtgtaagaaacacaaaacatggtactttttACTTTCTGGAAAATGCTTGAAAGACGAGTCATTGCATTTGTGATGTAGTAGCATGGTGCCGTGCATGGGAGGTTTGCAGCTGgaatgtgtgaaaaaaaacaggatatgATACTGCATGCTTTACTGCTGATAGAAGGTTAATGTTAACAGCATGTCACATGTATGTACACATGCTGAAAGTAAAGGTCAGTTTTGATTATGCTGTATTTATTGTATATCTATACTTTGAGCATTTGAATTCAAGCCTCCTCGTTCTTGTTCTGCTGTCTAACTATAATTAAAGATTTTGTCTTTCAAATTTCCCTTATTTTTGATAGTAAGGGCATAgtggatgctttttttttgtctttttatttatttttcagtaacATAAACAGCTTTGTCTAGatctcatttttgtttttaatgtactaACCCTAAACAACACATTTCCAGCAATTGAAGATAAATGTTCCAAATATTTGAGGAAAATCAGctttacaaatatttttaaaggtgGTAAATCAATTCAAGAATACAATTCAAGATTGCAAGAATACACAGGATGAGTTTTTGTGAAACAGTGAACCGTAATGTAGACGATTATGATATCCTCTGTAAATGCCACAGGATATCTCATGTAGAATTATTCTAACACCTACATTTAATTTCCTCTCTAAGAAGTGAACGGACAGTTTTTCCGCTGTCACCATGCGAGTATATGTTAGGCAGATGTTCGTTTACCACACATAGCCAAGTAAATGCACTCCTAATAAAGGTTTAAAGCCTCTGAGGTTGTTATCAGAAGCACTACTGACATTATACTTTGTCATTAAAGTCGAGATATTCGCAAATGTATTGTAATGTATGGTCATTTGCTTTAAAATAGCAGCATCATGTTTGGAATAAAGAAAATGCTACATTCCAGCAAAGGAACCTCATCAAACATCAGTGGTAAGTAAAAGTGGCAGAATTATGTCTTTCTCAGTCAAAAAGACTCACTATTGATAAAACTATGGCTTTTAGACAAATttattaaggagatatggcaaCTGAGGCACATAGGAGCATGTAACACCCTGTATAAAAGTGAGTTTAGCATATGAAATGCAGATgcatattattatttatcagtAAACACTTTGGTTGACAGCAGAGCTACGTTTGTGGTAGTTTTGCACACAATAGTAGCTGCATTTTAAACCATTTATGACCAAAAACATCATTCAACATGAGTCCTAAATATGTCATTGCCTGTGAGTCTTGATGGGTTATTTTGTGATTTCTattaatgaaataatgaaatgacATTCTGACTGTTATTGAAAGTTATCAATTtgcttttaattattattcGACAGCTTTAGTTTTAATTACTATTGTAGGTTGAGTTTTACTATTCTTTTTATTAATGTTCTTCCTTTTTGAGTTGTGTTAGAATTATTATTCTACTTTGAAttcattcatatttttgttttcatgtagtCTCCATAGTTTTTCTTGTCACTTGGTTTAGctgttgtctctgtgtttttctaCTGTTGCCTGTATTCCCCTGTTGTGTtcattcctgttttacttttgtagTCATTTATCTcttgtgtttgctgtttttgttgttgtttttcagtccATGCAATGGGCATTATTAGCAGATATCAGCCTCATAGATACGGGCCAGTAGGGACCATCTCCACCAGCTAGTTTGTTCTgaaggttgttatcatccatccagatggaggatcactaacaggatgatgggaagactccagaatGAACACTCGCTGGAATCTGGTGGATACGGAAGTGTttacaggtaagaccatttaaCTGGACAGTACTTATAGAGTGACTATAAAAAGAGTCAGCAGTGTCAATAGTGTTAATGTGGTTGTGCAGAGTAATAGAGCAAATGCTAATATAATAGCTTTGGGATGCTTatacagaaaagcatctggacttctttaatttgcttgaagatgtttcacctctcatccgagaagcttcttcagttctagggtcaaatggtggagagtcccagagtCCCAGTCCagcatttgaccctagaactgaagaagcctctcggatgagaggtgaaacatcttcaagcaaattaaagaagtccagatgttttttttcccaagctccttagaccttGATGATGGAGAGCCTTCACAGACAGCTTtgagatgcatttgtagataaAAGGTATGTCCcaattcataggctgcatcaTTCGGAGGCCGTGTTTGAAGGccaattacgtcacagccaggcgacgaaggctgtcccattTCAAAGATTCCGACAAatgtggccgacaaatgcgtccttcatttccctgaatttgaaggatgggtcgagtgtatccttcatggcccaacctatcccagaattcatagcgcggcccagcaaATTCCAGTCTCCAAAAAtagcggcagctacttagtttcagcattactcttattactgtttctgggtcacaaaatacacttttaacatattttcaggcgagaatgtagctgtgtaaacttcaaatatcttcTCGATTTAttaagacatcacatatttgcaaaagtgcttgaACGTTTtctgagacgtctgttaccGATGGGAGTTATTAAAGTTTGCAGAGGTGAGCAGCAACATATAATGCAACCACCTTTAGTAGGGAGAGctccaccagctcgatagctggttatagttatagttttcacacagctgaataaatgtcaaacagaaaactgaattAACAGAAGTTTGCTACAGAAGTTTACTAAACTTactaaactccaccgagacagctggtgatgcaaatctgaaggctaaactgtcccatttcacagcctcgcacttccagcCTTCttggtcttcgaaggacccggccctcCGACCTATGAATTGGGACATACctattattacgtgttttaccaTCTTTATGGTGGTAGCTTAACATTACAGTGTAAACGTTAccttatattgtagtaaaggAGTTACTGTTTAAACAATGTTAGGACAGAAATATTAACCTCTGTCATGACTAGTtaagttactagttaataaagttaCCAGTAAAATGATTAATCACTGCCACAGATTCACAGTAAATTTCCCAATTAGCTTCAATGCatcaataataaatatgtgctaGTTCCTGTGCTTCATTTAAACTGTGTGATACTCAtgctgacccagggtcagtgtaaagTACAATCCTAGCTGTCTGAATTAAGTCTGGCTCCTTCAATCCTGCATGAGAAAGCATGAGGATGCAGGTTTATTGAGcctctttcctgctggcacacctgagagtcagctagaaacCTACAGTAATGTTtacatcatgcaaagactgccagactctgtaatactgtaaatgatcagtgacttAAGTTAACTCTAAACTTTAAACAGGACCtctctatctgtgtgtgtttccttatAATCAGGATTTCAGTCAAGTTGCATTGAATGTGGGACTTTtctctgctgaaaacaggttgAAGATGTCAAGGAGAGTTTTGAAAATGCAAATTTAGCATCATGGTTGATGGTGGTGTGTAAATCCTCTAGTTACCTTCTACACTATGCTTTTGTGACTAAtttatgtttgtggttgttTAACACAGATTTCAGAAGAGCAAAGAGAAGTACTGTTGCTTCATCTTTAATCCTTTAATGCAGAACTGGATTGGAAATCAAAAGGTCCTCAAAAGCTTTTTCTCCTCCCTGACATTTTCCAGGACAGTATCTGGCAGTTTCATCATCCACAGACGTTTCAGTTATCAGTGTGGGACTGCTGAGTCACTGATTTCATTCATGGGGGAACTCCAGTAAGTAAGAATTCTAAAAATGGGAACCCAGACAGACAAATGCAGAATTGTGACATAAATGTCAATGTGTTAGCTGACATAGGAGGACAGCTACATATACTGTATATGGGGCGCCGTTTGTAAAGTGAAACATGCTGAAATTaacggcaacatttttccacatttagctcaaaaccttacaaaaacatgttttttttcaagtcattttttttacaacatttagtaaaatatttgtaactttttatgtttaaaacacaattttaaaaccCCTTGATAATTTAGATCCCAaatttctgagagaaataactgaattaaaaaaacatggcaGACCTCAGGTCAGATTTGATTGATAGAGATATATGCATACTTGATGATATTTATGTATCCCAGataattgttttttatcttgtcatggcctctccgtgaatcgctaccttatcgtggtggaggggtttgtgtgtcccagggatcccaggggctatgttgtctgggggcttttgccccctggtagggtctcccatggcaaattggtcctgggtgagggaccagacaaagagcgattcagaagacccttatgaagagaatatcgagggaacagtttaccctgcccgggatagggttaccggggccccgccctggagccaggcgagcgtctggtggccgggccttagtccaggcacagcccgaagaggagacatgggc contains:
- the LOC116309185 gene encoding P2Y purinoceptor 1-like; protein product: MNNSSCISFDFTGKFLPPVYILVFITGMVANGLGLRSVLQKWEKLGNVSVFVFSLGLADILYLLTLPFLMVYYFKDDQWIFGEAFCKTTRFFFNLNLYGSIGFLTCISVYRYLAIVHPMRMMGRITVTHSVAISVMVWLLVSAQSLPDMFFPKSPTNNTKRCFDTTSDEYVGDYLKYSLGWTLTGFCIPLFITLSCYGHMIAVLCRNDNIDEVLKQRSLKLLFILILLFSVCYIPYHILKNLNLLSRLSVIKGTCHKWSNGVYIGHQISRGLVCLNSALNPLVYLHVSEDICSQLRQLLQQARQAISSLYSSNQTSVTDT